A single Streptomyces sp. 2114.4 DNA region contains:
- the ligD gene encoding non-homologous end-joining DNA ligase, whose protein sequence is MAGAGAVELDVAGRTVRVSHPDKTYYPERGFTKLDVAQYYLAVADGVLRGLRDRPTTMQRFPDGVEGEFFYQKRAPKGMPDWLPTARITFPSGRFADEMCPTEPAAVLWAANLGCLTFHPWPVRRGDTEHPDELRIDLDPQPGTDFADAVRVAHLLRELLAEHGLRGWPKTSGGRGVHVYVPIRPRWTFTEVRRAAITLARALERRMPDLVTSAWWKEERGAKVFVDYNQMARDRTIASAYSLRARPRATVSTPLHWDELSDAAPEDFDLRTVPPRFAELGDVHADMVDHAFGLESVLELADRQAADEGVGDMPYPPDHPKMPGEPSRVQPSRARKN, encoded by the coding sequence ATGGCCGGAGCCGGAGCTGTCGAACTCGACGTCGCGGGGCGCACCGTGCGCGTGTCCCACCCCGACAAGACGTATTACCCGGAGCGCGGATTCACCAAGCTGGACGTGGCGCAGTACTACCTCGCCGTCGCCGACGGGGTGCTGCGGGGACTGCGTGACCGGCCCACCACCATGCAGCGCTTCCCCGACGGCGTCGAGGGCGAGTTCTTCTACCAGAAGCGGGCGCCCAAGGGGATGCCGGACTGGCTGCCCACCGCCCGTATCACCTTCCCCAGCGGCCGCTTCGCCGACGAGATGTGCCCCACCGAGCCCGCGGCGGTCCTCTGGGCGGCCAATCTGGGGTGCCTGACGTTCCATCCGTGGCCCGTCCGGCGCGGTGACACCGAGCACCCCGACGAACTGCGCATCGACCTCGACCCGCAACCCGGCACCGACTTCGCGGACGCCGTCCGGGTGGCCCACCTCCTGCGCGAGCTGCTGGCGGAGCACGGACTGCGCGGCTGGCCCAAGACGTCCGGCGGCCGTGGGGTGCACGTCTACGTCCCGATCCGGCCCCGCTGGACCTTCACCGAGGTCAGACGGGCCGCGATCACTCTGGCCAGGGCGCTGGAGCGCCGGATGCCGGATCTGGTGACCTCGGCATGGTGGAAGGAGGAGCGCGGCGCGAAGGTCTTCGTCGACTACAACCAGATGGCCCGGGACCGGACCATCGCCTCCGCCTACTCGCTGCGCGCCCGGCCCCGGGCGACCGTCTCCACCCCGCTGCACTGGGACGAGCTGTCCGACGCCGCGCCCGAGGACTTCGATCTGCGGACGGTCCCCCCGCGGTTCGCCGAACTCGGCGATGTGCACGCGGACATGGTGGACCACGCCTTCGGCCTGGAATCCGTCCTGGAACTCGCGGACCGTCAGGCGGCGGACGAAGGAGTGGGGGACATGCCGTATCCCCCCGACCACCCGAAGATGCCGGGGGAGCCGTCCCGGGTCCAGCCGAGCCGCGCCCGCAAGAACTGA
- a CDS encoding AMP-binding protein: MPNAARTFRTYVEENLDVLSADPGREVLVHQGRRVTAGEFRSLVHRMARALCARGVGREATVTLLSGNLPEIIAARYAANLVGARVNYLYNKLSAESQAAIVRDVETRALIVDPRYAERAAEVTALAPVPEVLVLGPAKVGTDLLELAAGQSDEPFASRARPDDVCTIRHTGGTTGHPKGICTTFEQARWFHGVLQQPEYERRQLVCTTLAHAAGLMADSTLHAGGTVVLLDDFDPSTALATIARERITEVFLLPPLLYQLMDHPDARHTDTSSLRMLTYGGCQASPARIADAVRTFGPVLMQAYGQNEAGGISVLTQEDHDPQRPERLRSAGKVLPEVEVAVRDESGRDLPAGEHGEICVRSDMIMKGYWKQPELTAEVLRDGWLHTGDIGFLDDEGYLTIVDRIKDMIVVVGGHVYTTELEDLLNSHPQVLQSAVFGVRDADRMERVHAAVVRAPGSSVDGQQLREMVCAERGAMYEPAHVTFVEALPLTDAGKPDKKELRRRAEQEAGTAG; the protein is encoded by the coding sequence ATGCCCAACGCCGCCCGGACATTCCGCACCTATGTAGAGGAGAACCTCGATGTACTTAGCGCCGACCCGGGGCGCGAAGTCCTGGTACACCAAGGCCGCCGCGTCACGGCAGGTGAGTTCCGCTCACTGGTCCACCGCATGGCACGGGCACTGTGTGCCCGGGGCGTCGGCCGCGAAGCGACCGTCACGCTCCTGAGCGGCAACCTCCCGGAGATCATCGCAGCCCGTTACGCGGCCAACCTGGTCGGCGCCCGGGTCAACTACCTCTACAACAAGCTGTCCGCCGAGTCCCAGGCCGCCATCGTCCGCGATGTCGAGACCCGCGCCCTGATCGTCGACCCGCGCTATGCCGAACGGGCCGCCGAGGTCACCGCGTTGGCGCCGGTTCCGGAGGTGCTCGTCCTCGGCCCCGCCAAGGTGGGCACGGACCTGCTGGAGCTGGCGGCCGGTCAGTCCGACGAGCCGTTCGCGAGCCGGGCCCGGCCCGACGACGTCTGCACCATCCGCCACACCGGCGGCACCACCGGCCACCCGAAGGGCATCTGCACCACCTTCGAGCAGGCGCGCTGGTTCCACGGGGTGCTCCAGCAGCCGGAGTACGAGCGACGCCAGCTGGTGTGCACCACCCTCGCGCACGCCGCGGGCCTGATGGCCGACAGCACGCTGCACGCGGGCGGCACGGTCGTACTGCTCGACGACTTCGACCCGAGCACCGCGCTCGCCACCATCGCACGCGAGCGCATCACCGAGGTCTTCCTGCTGCCGCCGCTGCTCTACCAGCTGATGGACCACCCGGACGCGCGGCACACCGACACCTCCAGCCTGCGGATGCTGACCTACGGCGGCTGCCAGGCGTCCCCGGCCCGGATAGCCGACGCGGTAAGGACGTTCGGCCCGGTACTGATGCAGGCCTACGGCCAGAACGAGGCCGGCGGCATCAGCGTGCTCACCCAGGAGGACCACGACCCGCAGCGCCCCGAGCGGCTGCGGTCGGCGGGGAAGGTGCTGCCCGAGGTCGAGGTGGCGGTCCGCGACGAATCGGGCCGCGATCTGCCGGCCGGGGAACACGGCGAGATCTGCGTCCGCTCCGACATGATCATGAAGGGGTACTGGAAGCAGCCCGAGCTGACCGCCGAGGTCCTGCGGGACGGCTGGCTGCACACCGGGGACATCGGATTCCTCGACGACGAGGGGTACTTGACGATCGTCGACCGGATCAAGGACATGATCGTCGTGGTCGGCGGCCATGTGTACACGACGGAACTGGAGGACCTGCTGAACTCGCACCCGCAGGTACTGCAGAGCGCCGTGTTCGGAGTCCGCGACGCCGACCGCATGGAGCGGGTGCACGCGGCGGTGGTGCGGGCGCCCGGCAGCAGCGTCGACGGGCAGCAGCTGCGCGAGATGGTCTGCGCGGAGCGCGGTGCGATGTACGAACCGGCGCACGTCACCTTCGTCGAGGCGCTGCCGCTGACCGATGCCGGGAAGCCCGACAAGAAGGAGCTGCGACGGCGGGCCGAGCAGGAGGCCGGCACCGCGGGCTGA
- a CDS encoding ATP-dependent DNA ligase: MDLPVMPPVSPMLAKPVTAIPAGMLYEAKWDGFRVIVFRDGEDVEIASRTTKSLTRYFPEVVTAARAELPPRCVVDGEIVIAHDGRLHFEELLERIHPADSRVRTLAERTPASLVAFDLLALGSDALLHEPQSARREALVEALRPAGAPVYTAPATEDQELARRWFTQFEGAGLDGVVAKPLGLPYRPGDRAMFKIKHARTADCVVAGYRLHKSGPVVGSLLLGLYDGDGQLQHVGVCASFPMARRRALVEELAPLLMDEVSAHPWGAWTDEAAHASRRMPGGPSRWSGGKDLSWVPLRPERVCEVAYDHMEGSRFRHTAQFRHWRPDRTPQSCTYAQLEEPVGYDLGQLLPG; the protein is encoded by the coding sequence ATGGATCTGCCCGTCATGCCCCCGGTCTCCCCCATGCTCGCGAAGCCGGTGACCGCCATCCCCGCCGGCATGCTGTACGAGGCCAAGTGGGACGGCTTCCGCGTCATCGTCTTCCGGGACGGCGAGGACGTCGAGATCGCCAGCCGTACGACGAAATCGCTGACCCGCTACTTCCCCGAAGTGGTCACCGCGGCACGGGCCGAGCTGCCGCCGCGCTGTGTCGTCGACGGCGAGATCGTCATCGCCCATGACGGCCGGCTGCACTTCGAGGAGCTGCTGGAGCGCATCCACCCGGCGGACTCCCGGGTCCGCACGCTCGCCGAGCGGACGCCCGCCTCGCTGGTCGCCTTCGACCTGCTGGCGCTCGGCTCCGACGCGCTGCTGCACGAGCCGCAGTCGGCGCGCCGGGAAGCCCTGGTCGAGGCGCTGCGCCCGGCCGGGGCGCCGGTGTACACCGCGCCCGCGACGGAGGATCAGGAGCTGGCGCGCCGCTGGTTCACCCAGTTCGAGGGGGCGGGTCTGGACGGGGTGGTCGCCAAGCCGCTCGGTCTGCCGTACCGGCCGGGCGACCGCGCCATGTTCAAGATCAAGCATGCCCGGACCGCCGACTGTGTGGTCGCCGGCTACCGGCTGCACAAGAGCGGGCCGGTGGTCGGTTCCCTGCTGCTGGGCCTGTACGACGGCGACGGGCAGCTGCAGCACGTCGGGGTGTGCGCCTCGTTCCCCATGGCCAGGCGGCGTGCGCTGGTCGAGGAGCTGGCGCCGCTGCTGATGGACGAGGTCTCGGCGCACCCCTGGGGCGCGTGGACCGACGAGGCGGCGCATGCCTCCCGGCGGATGCCCGGCGGGCCCAGCCGCTGGAGCGGCGGCAAGGATCTGTCGTGGGTGCCGCTGCGCCCGGAGCGGGTGTGCGAGGTCGCCTACGACCACATGGAGGGCAGCAGATTCCGTCATACCGCCCAGTTCCGGCACTGGCGTCCCGACCGTAC